The Fluoribacter dumoffii NY 23 genome contains a region encoding:
- a CDS encoding Hsp20/alpha crystallin family protein yields the protein MKKKLLPILISVPLITMMSAGAIALEAKQNNQVQKSKDLLALDPFDNDPFFQSPYDVLKQMEKMQQAMDQFMKSQFSQMHTNLLKQPNQMLFGNTNNVEIKESKNELVYKIKLPKGGDSKVDVSVKEGQLVVSSNITQKITREQDNSKSVSYSQSNYSQTFQLPQGYDPNSMSSKVKDSNLIVTFKKSLSTSSIL from the coding sequence ATGAAAAAGAAACTACTTCCTATTTTAATCTCTGTTCCTCTTATCACTATGATGTCAGCAGGAGCCATAGCACTTGAAGCGAAACAAAATAATCAAGTACAAAAGAGTAAAGATTTATTAGCCTTAGATCCATTTGATAACGATCCCTTTTTTCAATCACCTTATGATGTTTTGAAGCAAATGGAAAAAATGCAACAGGCTATGGACCAGTTTATGAAGAGTCAATTCTCACAAATGCACACTAACCTTCTAAAACAACCCAATCAAATGCTCTTTGGTAATACAAATAATGTTGAAATTAAAGAAAGTAAAAATGAGCTTGTTTATAAAATAAAATTACCTAAAGGTGGGGATAGTAAAGTTGATGTTTCTGTTAAAGAGGGACAATTAGTGGTTAGTTCAAATATAACGCAAAAAATCACTCGTGAACAGGATAATAGTAAAAGTGTAAGCTATTCTCAGAGTAATTACAGTCAAACATTCCAATTACCACAGGGCTATGATCCCAATTCTATGAGCTCAAAAGTGAAAGATTCAAATTTAATTGTGACATTTAAAAAATCACTTTCGACATCTTCAATACTCTAA